In Oncorhynchus kisutch isolate 150728-3 linkage group LG11, Okis_V2, whole genome shotgun sequence, the genomic stretch TTGTTAAAAATGGTGTTTATCTGTTCAGTTAGCGATTTATGTGATTCGATTGTGTTCTGTGTCTTTTTTGTCTCttagctagcaaacgttagctatcagtacctagctaacgttaatgtTATTAGTGGGCTTCGACATCTTGTGGAATAACTACCATGTCCAAGCAAGAGCAAGTGTttgggaaagaacagagagaccAAGGACTGGATGTGTAGAGGACAACCATGTTGAAGATGGAGAGGATGAAAAGATGGATAGCTACCATGACCACGACTACTGTGCAGTGCCTGGGCCCGCTGTAGTTGACCTGGTTTTGATTGAGACGGAAGAGATTGAGGACCTACGGAACAAAGTAGAGGAGTTGACTGTGAGAAGTCGTTTTGGGCTGCAGCAATTTGTAGAATCAAATGCACCGATCCAGTCCTTCACAAGGTGGGTAAACCTATCCATGCTTAGTATTGTTACATCATAAATGTTACACTGTTTGCTTTCTGGCACCGTTTTCCCTACCTACCAGCATTTATAGCTTAGATTTATGATACTACATTCAATGTTAGACTTGTGAGTAAGTACCTCCTATACATTTTTCTTCCCATGTAGATTTGCCTCGTATGACCATCTGATGGCCTTTTTGTCTCTCATCAAACCATCAACTGCAAAAATTGCACATGTCACACGAGCAAGGAAAACCAAGCTGAGGAATGAGGTGACACTTCCATATCCCTACTCAGTAAGTTCTCCCGTTTCTGATTAACTGTATTATTGTCTTACCAACATTACTTTTCACTTTAGCTTAAAGCTATAGCCTACTGTAAATATGTTTGCGATCTGTGCATTTGTCCTACAGAGGCATGCCCTACCCATGCTGGATGAGCTGTTCCTCTTCCTCATGTACTTGTCCTTGGGGTCAACTGAGATGGACCTCGCTGACCGATTTGACATTCATCACTCGACAGTCAGCAGGATCGTTGTCACATGGGCTAACTACCTTTACATTCTgctggggtatgtctctatatggATGTTTTTGGAATGTGTCAAGGCTGTGTTGCCAAGGAGTTCAGTAAGTATCCAGACACCCAAGTCATCATTGACCATACGGAGTTGAGATGACAGCAGCCAGTCTCCCTCTACACAGTGAGATGTACTCTCATTACAAGTCCCACTGACCTTGAAAGGTCTGCTTGGGATGGCCCCACATGGAGCAGTTCCTTTTGTGTCAGAATTGTATGCTGGCTCCATTAGTCACAGAGCTCTTCAAACAATCAGGACTGTTTGGCTTCCTCACTGAAGACATGGCAGTGATGGGGTTCTTGATTGATAACAGTGTGCCAGGCAAGGTCTACCATCCACCCTTTGTCTAAACAGAGCCAAATGCCAGCAGCACACGTCCATCAAACGCAGGAGATTGCCCATCTTAGATTCCACATTGAGACATTAATTGGTAGAATGAATCTGAACAAGATGTTTCAGTCAGAGATCCCCATGTCACTGATGGGAAGCATCAACTGCATCTGGGCTGTGGATTGCTTTCTCACAAACTACTAGTGTGGGCCTCTTGTTGAGggcatgggccaagaaacaatgAGCTAGTACTTCAATGCATCTTTCCTTTTTTTGCTGTGACAATCAATATTGCCTAACACCCTGTAGTCCATTTGTTGATAATAAACACCACTGCTTATAATCCAAACACAAAATGTTTTAAAGAGTTTTTATTTACAGTGACAAGAGAACAGGATGTATGATGAGGCCACAGGATGAGAAGTTGACATACTGTATCTTGCAGTAGTCGCTGGCTGCTTCCATCTCCAGTCCCATCTTCATGTCAGCTGTTGGTGCTGTGCCTTTGACCACCTGAAATTAAATAATTGTATATAATTAAAGTGTAAATGGACATGACATGCTACTACCTACTATACTAGCTATTTTGGAATACTCACCTAATCCCTCCTTCTGCCATGCTCTTTTTGTGGGCTTGGTGATGGAAATTTTGCCTATGTGCCCAGGTTTGTGCCCAGGTATGTGCCCAGGTTTCAGAGGACACGATTCTAAATCTAATCACGAGACTATTTAAGTTCTCATTAAATAATTTCTTATCATTATGATGTGATTATAAGGTATAGCTATTAAAACATACCAAAGTCCTTGGCTTATGCCACTGCTGCTCAGCCTCTGTGCAGCTGTGCACAGGTGGGATGACTGGTGTTCCCATCTGGGAATAGTGTGCAGACTGGAATAGTAAtgcaactgtgtgtgtgcataatgtGTGTGTGCAAAATGCAGTGCCagcaacacatgaacagtgatgtTGTGTCATTGTTACTGGCTCAGAGGGCTTCAATAAACCCTACGTGGGGATATAATGTTAGGGAGGCTGTGAATTTTCGctgctttttgttaaaaatcgcgcaggATTTCCatgtcctgctactcatgcaaggaatatagtaaatatataatatataatatattgcatataattagtatgtgtggatagaaaacactctgaagtctctaaaactggttaaatcatgtctgtggctataacagaacgtgtttagGAGACAAAATCgcaaggaaaactgttcaccaaaaacaaaaacaaaatatccatccgccagtctctgtattgtctatggcaagggaaaatagatagagCCCCatttacaatgcctacagcttccacacaatgtcgccagtactggcaaTTCAGTTGTAGTTTATCCTTGGTGGGATGacgaataggcacttcctgtcttggGGTCCACCGAAGGAAGTTATGAAAGGGAGAAtatggacgatgatttcaagacttgctgctatcgaatacagatcgccccgtgatcaattattaacgtttattaatacctaaagttggtttacaaaggtagtttgaagtgttttgtcaaagtttttatttaaaaaaacgcTGTTGCGTTTTAGAAAGGtgctttttcctggatcagacgggcttcataaatggacattttgggtatacatggacggatttaatcgaaaaaaaatacccaattgtgatgtttatgggacatataagAGTGCCatcaaagaagctcgtcaaaggtaatgaatgttttatattttatttctgcgttttgtgtagcgccggctacgcaaaTTATTTCTGTTTACGTCCCATTTGGTTATTTCgggggttgcatgctatcagataatagcttctcatgctttcaccgaaaagcattttccaaatctgacatgttggctagattcacaacgagtgtagctttaattgagtaccctgcatgtgtgttttaatgaaagtttgagttgtatCAAGTACTATTAGTTGGCGCTCTGAAATTTCCGCTGATTTGGTCCCTGTACAGGGACAGCAGCCGTAAAAGGATAAAAAGAAAATGATTAGACTAAAATCAGTCAACATGTGTCACGATCTGCAAACAGAATTTACTGGCGCAACATACGACAGCCACTAAATTCATTACAGCAATACGTATTTAAACTTTTCTATTAAGGGTATATGTCTTTGTTTAAATGTAATCAAATGCGTCCAACACAATAGAGCTTACAGAAACAACAAGGGAGACGACTGAACAATTACTACACTAAGAACGGtttcattggggcggcagggtagcctagtggttagagcgttggaatagtaaccggaaggttgcaagttcaaacccccaagctgacaaagtacaaatctgtcgttctgcccctgaacaggcagttaacccactgttcctaggccgtcattgtaaataagaaattgttcttaactgacttgcctagttaaataaaggtaaaataaaaaaattgacatGGGTTAAGCCTAGTCCTAGACTAAGCAATGCCTCTTAACACAGATCTTCATTGACAGGAACTTCTTAGTCTAAGTCTAGGCTTCATCTCTGACTGTGTAACTGGCATGCTGTGTGTCACAAACAGCTGACTTTTCACCCTACACTCAAACTGTGTGGTTTCTCCTTTTTCCTCATGGACCTGTAGCAGCAAGCCCTTTTGCTGACCTCTCCGGTTACTTTGTCCCTGTTCGAAACGGTTTTGAATAAAAAGAATGAGCAATCATTCCTGGCCAGACAATGTACATCCGTCCCTGTTATCTTTAGCACCTCTTACAAACACCTTGTGTAAAACAGTGCCATGGTTAGTAAGGGAGGGCTAATTGTAGCCACCTTACTAGTTAGCATattaatagctagctagttaagagACAAAAAAACACAGAACACAATAACCAAATTACAAAAGTCACTAACTGAATGGATGAACACCATTTTCAACAAGAATGATAAAAAAACACAATAGAAATatgactacagtgccttgcgaaagtattcggcccccttgaactttgcgaccttttgccacatttcaggcttcaaacataaagatataaaactgcatttttttgtgaagaatcaacaacaagtgggacacaatcatgaagtggaacaacatttattggatatttcaaacttttttaacaaatcaaaaactgaaaaattgggcgtgcaaaattattcagcccccttaagttaatactttgtagcgccaccttttgctgcgattacagctgtaagtcgcttggggtatgtctctttcagttttgcacattgagagactgaaattctccttgcaaaacagctcgagctcagtgaggttggatggagagcatttgtgaacagcagttttcagttctttccacagattctcgattggattcaggtctggactttgacttggccattctaacacctggatatgtttattttttaaccattccattgtagattttgctttatgttttggatcattgtcttgttggaagacaaatctccgtcccagtctcaggtcttttgcagactccatcaggttttcttccagaatggtcctgtattttgctccatccatcttcccatcaattctaaccatcttccctgtccctgctgaagaaaagcaggcccaaaccatgatgctgccaccaccatgtttgacagtggggatggtgtgtccAGGGTGATGgcgtgtgttgcttttacgccaaacataatgttttgcattgttgccaaaaagttcaattttgttttcatctgaccagagcaccttcttccacatgtttggtgtgtctcccaggtggcttgtggcaaactttaaacaacactttttatggatatctttaagaaatggctttcttcttgccactcttccataaatgcCAGATTTGTgtaatatacgactgattgttgtcctatggacagagtctcccacctcagctgtagatctctgcagttcatccagagtgatcatgggccctcttggctgcatctctgatcagtcttctccttgtttgagctgaaagtttagagggacggccaggtcttggtagatttgcagtggtctgatactccttccatttcaatattatcgcttgcacagtgctccttgggatgtttaaagcttgggaaatcttgttgtatccaaatccggctttaaacttcttcacaacagtatctcggacctgtctggtgtgttccttgttcttcatggctctctgcgcttttaacggacctctgagactatcacagtgcaggtgcatttatacggagacttgattacacacaggtggattgtatttatcaacattggatcattcagagatcctcactgaacttctggagagagtttgctgcactgaaagtaaaggggctgaataattttgcacgcccaatttttcagtttttgatttgttaaagaagtttgaaatatccaataaatgtcgttccacttcatgattgtgtcccaaaaatacagttttatacctttatgtttgaagcctgaaatgtggtaaaagttcgcaaaattcaagggggccgaaaactttcgcaaggcactgtatattaataTACTGCGGTAATGATAAAACGAGCGACTTCGAGGCTAGTATGGCTACAATCAGGCTGACAGGATGCGATCTGAACAGGAAGCTATGTATCGGGTAGGAAGTTAAGCGGAAGTGGGCATTGCTACGTTGTGCAAAGGGTCTACTGCACActtcctcaacttgagacatctgtggcattgtgttgtgtg encodes the following:
- the LOC116376147 gene encoding uncharacterized protein LOC116376147, with product MLLVGFDILWNNYHVQARASVWERTERPRTGCVEDNHVEDGEDEKMDSYHDHDYCAVPGPAVVDLVLIETEEIEDLRNKVEELTVRSRFGLQQFVESNAPIQSFTRFASYDHLMAFLSLIKPSTAKIAHVTRARKTKLRNEVTLPYPYSRHALPMLDELFLFLMYLSLGSTEMDLADRFDIHHSTVSRIVVTWANYLYILLGYVSIWMFLECVKAVLPRSSVSIQTPKSSLTIRS